In the Magnolia sinica isolate HGM2019 chromosome 15, MsV1, whole genome shotgun sequence genome, one interval contains:
- the LOC131226838 gene encoding RING-H2 finger protein ATL80-like: MEIPALTISQLLYPLLFIFLGILVLSPKFAQQSTSFIFHLLATAHFTWRSDSPFHGPQSEPSDQEMPAVGDQIVPATDEELNVVHFRGCGPESDEEEECVVCLNKIEEGEEVRELRCEHLFHRACLDQWIRSRHETCPICRGSLPLKIVAKTGGSNEEDIEDLMSQYSSFLGSNLHSVYNSLPPL, from the coding sequence ATGGAAATCCCAGCACTCACAATTTCCCAACTTCTCTATCCCCTTCTCTTCATTTTCCTTGGCATTTTAGTCCTCTCCCCGAAATTCGCCCAGcaatccacatcgttcatttTCCATCTCCTGGCAACGGCCCACTTCACGTGGCGATCTGATTCGCCGTTTCATGGGCCGCAGTCCGAACCATCTGATCAGGAGATGCCTGCAGTAGGTGACCAGATCGTGCCAGCAACTGATGAAGAACTCAACGTCGTCCACTTCAGGGGCTGTGGGCCGGAgtctgatgaagaagaagaatgtgttGTATGTCTAAATaagattgaagaaggagaagaggtTAGAGAGCTGAGATGTGAGCATCTCTTCCATCGAGCTTGCTTGGATCAATGGATCAGATCCCGTCATGAGACGTGTCCCATttgccgtgggtccctgcctttgAAAATTGTGGCGAAGACGGGTGGCAGCAACGAAGAAGACATCGAAGATCTCATGTCTCAGTATTCTTCCTTTCTTGGTTCCAATCTTCATAGTGTATATAACTCATTGCCGCCGCTGTAG